The following proteins come from a genomic window of Deltaproteobacteria bacterium RIFCSPHIGHO2_02_FULL_44_16:
- a CDS encoding 2-oxoisovalerate dehydrogenase: MSRDERVIVLGEDVGKLGGVFRATAGLQKKFGKDRVMDTPLAEAGIVGMAIGMAIYGLKPVAEIQFMGFDFLCHNQLMAHAARMRNRTRGRWTVPMVVRMPCGGGIHAPELHSDSFEATYAHIPGLKIVMPSTPHDTKGLLLAAIEDPDPVIFLEHKRIYRAVKDEVPDGFYTVPIGKGERVCEGTDVTIVTWGFMRHLAANVAKSFTAEGVSIEVIDIRSIVPLDEEMILESVRKTGRLIVLHEAARFCGLGAEIAALCAEKEMFSLKAPLERVTGYDITMPLPKGEMMQLPSEARLVHAIRKVMEHG; the protein is encoded by the coding sequence ATGAGTCGTGACGAGCGTGTTATTGTTCTGGGAGAAGATGTGGGGAAGCTCGGCGGCGTTTTTCGTGCTACAGCAGGGCTGCAGAAAAAATTTGGAAAAGATCGCGTGATGGACACACCCCTTGCTGAAGCCGGTATTGTCGGTATGGCTATTGGCATGGCGATCTATGGACTCAAGCCCGTTGCTGAAATTCAATTTATGGGATTTGATTTTCTCTGTCACAATCAACTGATGGCGCATGCTGCGCGTATGCGCAATCGCACGCGGGGACGTTGGACCGTGCCGATGGTCGTGCGCATGCCCTGTGGTGGCGGGATTCATGCACCAGAACTTCACTCCGATAGTTTCGAAGCGACGTATGCGCACATTCCCGGTTTAAAAATTGTGATGCCATCTACACCACACGATACCAAAGGACTTTTGCTCGCTGCCATTGAAGATCCCGATCCTGTTATTTTTCTGGAACACAAACGCATTTATCGTGCGGTAAAAGATGAAGTTCCTGATGGATTTTATACGGTCCCCATCGGAAAAGGGGAACGTGTTTGCGAAGGAACAGATGTCACCATCGTCACTTGGGGATTTATGCGGCATCTGGCAGCGAATGTTGCGAAAAGTTTTACGGCAGAAGGAGTGAGCATTGAAGTCATTGATATTCGCTCCATTGTTCCGCTTGATGAAGAGATGATTTTGGAATCGGTCAGAAAGACCGGTCGATTAATTGTGCTGCATGAAGCTGCTCGTTTTTGTGGACTTGGAGCTGAAATTGCAGCGCTGTGCGCAGAAAAAGAGATGTTTTCTTTGAAAGCACCTCTTGAACGGGTGACCGGTTATGATATTACCATGCCGCTTCCCAAAGGTGAGATGATGCAACTTCCAAGTGAAGCGCGACTTGTACATGCAATTAGAAAAGTGATGGAACACGGATAG
- a CDS encoding pyruvate dehydrogenase (acetyl-transferring) E1 component subunit alpha: MIFGQYDPREGKIYQVLDEKGVLAKGATLPSDAMLKQFYRDMVRLRAIDDKAFNLQRQGRLNTYPQIKGHEAIQVSAAHAMKPQDWLVPSYREGALAHLRGVPFYQVLLFWFGNEMGSHFPQEANVLPFSIPIASHLPHAVGIGWGAKLRKENLAVVATFGDGATSEGEFHEAMNFAGVYKAPVVFLCTNNQWAISVSREMQTASQTLAEKAFGYGFHGIAVDGMDILAMYQVMTEALEKARCGEGPTFIEAVTYRLCDHTTADDASIYQCAEDVAMWKEKDGVLRLRRFLEKKGLWQKKDDEEIQQQAQVFVEETVHAFETYAKPTPEEIFNFTFAETSPRLREQLEDAKVFASEVHEENYH, translated from the coding sequence ATGATTTTTGGACAGTACGATCCACGTGAAGGAAAAATCTATCAAGTCCTAGATGAAAAGGGTGTGCTCGCCAAAGGGGCGACCCTCCCTTCTGATGCGATGCTCAAACAGTTTTATCGTGACATGGTGCGACTGCGTGCGATTGATGACAAAGCGTTCAATCTTCAACGCCAAGGTCGACTCAATACCTATCCACAAATTAAAGGACATGAAGCAATTCAAGTGAGCGCTGCGCATGCCATGAAACCACAAGACTGGCTCGTCCCTTCGTATCGTGAAGGAGCGCTGGCCCATCTTCGCGGCGTTCCTTTTTATCAAGTTTTACTTTTTTGGTTCGGAAACGAGATGGGAAGTCACTTTCCACAAGAGGCAAACGTTCTCCCTTTTTCTATTCCGATTGCGTCGCATCTGCCACACGCTGTTGGGATTGGTTGGGGAGCGAAACTTCGCAAAGAAAATCTCGCGGTGGTGGCAACTTTTGGTGACGGAGCGACGTCAGAAGGGGAGTTTCACGAAGCCATGAACTTTGCAGGTGTCTACAAAGCGCCTGTTGTTTTTCTTTGCACGAATAACCAGTGGGCTATTTCTGTGTCACGGGAAATGCAGACAGCGTCGCAGACGCTTGCGGAGAAAGCATTTGGATATGGATTTCACGGCATTGCGGTGGATGGGATGGATATTCTCGCGATGTATCAGGTGATGACCGAAGCGTTAGAGAAAGCGCGTTGTGGTGAGGGACCAACTTTTATCGAAGCCGTAACCTATCGACTCTGCGATCATACAACCGCCGATGATGCGAGCATCTATCAATGTGCTGAAGATGTGGCCATGTGGAAAGAAAAAGATGGCGTGTTGCGCCTGAGACGTTTTTTAGAGAAGAAAGGGCTTTGGCAGAAAAAAGATGACGAAGAAATTCAACAACAAGCGCAAGTCTTTGTAGAAGAGACTGTACATGCTTTTGAAACCTATGCCAAGCCGACACCCGAAGAGATTTTTAATTTTACGTTTGCCGAAACTTCTCCGCGACTCCGTGAGCAATTAGAAGACGCAAAAGTTTTTGCTTCTGAAGTTCATGAAGAAAATTATCATTAA